The following DNA comes from Microbacterium foliorum.
ATCACGGATGTCGAGAAGGCCTTCGCACCGCTCGGCCTGCCGATGGGTCCCTTCCAGCTGATCGACCTGGTCGGATGGAAGGTCGCCGCTCACGTGCAGGACACGATGGCGCATGCGTTCCCCGACCGCTTCTATGCGAACGAGAACTTCCACGCTCTCGCTGAGCTCGATGCGGTCGTCGAGAAGGACAAGGGCGGTCGCGTCACCGGCTGGACGAAGCAGGCCGAGAAGCTGCTGAAGCCGGCCGTCGGCAAGACGCCGGCATCGGCGGAGACGATCCTGAAGCGCGTGCAGGACGGCCTCGCGAGCGAGATCAAGCTGATGCTCGACGAGGGCGTCGTGCCCGAGGTCGAAGACATCGATCTGTGCCTGATCCTCGGCGCGGGCTGGCCGTTCATCGATGGCGGCGCATCGCCGTACCTCGACCGAGAGGGCGCGTCGCAGCGGGCCTTCGGTGGCGATTTCCACACCCCGCAGATCCGCGGCATCGAGAACCGCTGATCTGAACATCGGAGGGGGGTCGCCGTGCGGCGGCCCCCCTCCGTCGTGTCTACAGTGTCGGGCGCTCGTCGACCTCGCCGCAGCGTGGCCAGTGCGAGAGCGCTCGCTCAGCGAGCGCGGTGATCGTCAGCGACGGGTTCACCCCGGGGTTGGCCGGCACAGCGGCGCCATCGACCACGTGCAGTCCCGGATGCCCCCACACACGATGGTAGAGATCGACCACGCCGGTCTCGGGGGTGGATGAGATGACGGCACCGCCGAGGAAATGAGCAGTCAGCGGGATGCCGAAGACCTCGGGCCATGATCCCCTGGCCGCCGCCGGGACGCCACCCTCCTTCTCGACCCTCGCCGCGATCGTCGCGGCCGCGCGGTGCGCCTGCGGCAGGTGGCTCGGGTTCGGCTCGCCGTGCCCCTGCCTGCTCGTCATCACCAGCCGCCCGAGACGCCGACGCAGCGACAGCGTGAGCGAGTTGTCGGCGGTCTGCATCACGAGCGCGATGATGCCGCGTTCGCTCCAGCGTCGGAGCGACCCCAGACGCAGCTGACGGATCGGCGCACGCACGAGCTGACCCATCAGGCTCGCCAGTCTCCGTCCGAGACCCCAGTCGCCTGGCACCATGACCGACGCGAGCGCACCCATGAGATTCGATCCGGGCCCGTACCGCACATTCTCGACGTGCGTGTTCGCGTCGATGTGGAACGACGTGGTGATCGCGACTCCTCGGGCGAGTTCGAGAGAGACAGGAACCGCGACGGCCACGGCGCCGTCGAGAGCCTCCGAGTTGGTTCTGGTCAGGCGGCCGACAGCATCGGACACTCGAGGAAGCGCCCCGGCGCGTCTCATCCGATGCAGCAGCTGCTGCGTACCCCACGTCCCGGCGGCAAGCACCACCTGGCGGGCGCGGACGGTGCGACGGTCGCGACGGAACCATGCCCCGCTCCGCTCCGTCGTCACCGCGAAGCCACCGCCGGCAAGTTCGCGCACCTCAGTCACGGTGCGCAGCGCTTCTATCACGGCGCCGCGCTTCTCGGCCAGGGGAAGATAGTTCTTCATCAGTGTGTTCTTGGCGCCGACGCGGCATCCGACCATGCAGTTTCCGCAGAGCGTGCAGCCTGTGCGGTCAGGGCCCTCCCCACCGAAGAAGGGGTCGGGTGTGCGCTCGCCGGGCTTGCCGAACCAGACCCCGACCGGTGCGTGCCGGAACGTGCTGCCCACTCCGAGGTCGTCGGCTGCGCCTGCCATGATGCGCTCGACGGGGCCGGTGTGCGGATAGCGTTCGACCACTCCGAGCATCCGCTTCGCCGTCGCATAGTGCGGCGCGAGTTCGGTCTCCCAATCTGCGAGAGCACTCCACTGCGGGTCATCGAAGAACGCGCCGCTGGGCTGATACAGCGTATTGGCGTAGTTGAGAGAGCCCCCGCCCACCCCTGCTCCCGCGAGGATCATGACGTGCGGCAGCCGATGGATGCGCTGGATGCCGAAACAGCCGAGCTTCGGTGCCCACAGATAGCGGCGTATGTTCCAGTTGGTCTTCGGGAAGTCCGCGTCCTCGAAGCGACGACCGGCCTCGTACACACGGACGCGATAGCCCTTCTCCACCAGACGCAACGCGGCCACCGAGCCGCCGAACCCCGAGCCGATGATGACGACATCCTCGTCGAACGCACGACTGTGCTGGCGATCGCGCGAGGCGTCGCTCATCGCTGCACCTCCTGAGCTGCGGGCACGAGGATCGTCAGAGCAGAGCGGCGGATGCCGATGGTGCACTCGTCCTCAGCGATGCGCTCCCCGTCGGCGTAGACAACGAGCCCCGGAGCGCTGACCGTCACGGAACGAGCGTGGCGATGGGTCACCTCGGACCTCGTCAGATGCGCTCCTCGCAGCAGCAGGGGGAACAGCCGCAGCAGCCGGAGTCGTGTCAGCGGCGCGACCTGCACGATGTCCAGCAGCCCGTCGTCTGCTTCTGCCCCGACGCACAGGGGCATCCCCCCTCCGTAGCTCTCGGTGTTGCCCACCGCGACGAGTGTTCCCGGCGCCTGGATCGGCGGCTCGCCGTCGACCGACACAGTGAACTCCATCGGCCGGAGACGCACGAGCTCGACGACCAGGGCGAGGTAGTAGCGCAGCACGCCGTGCGGCCAGCGCAGCCGATTGGTGCGATCGCTGACCTTCGCATCGAATCCGAGGGCGGCGATCGTCAGGAACGAGTCGATCCGCCCCGCAGCACGGATCTCGCCGACATCGATCGCGCGCGGCACGCCAGTCAAGGCGAGCTCTGCCGCGGCGACCGGGTCGCGGCGGGGCAGACCGAGGGCCCGAGCGAGGTCGTTGCCGGTGCCCGCCGGCACCAGCACGACGGGGATGCCGGCCTCGCACACGGTGTCGAGGATGCCGGACAGCGTGCCGTCGCCTCCGACGACGACGAGCACCCGAGGGCTCTCAACGAGCGCCTGTGCCACCAGCATCCGGCCGGACGCCGCTGACTCTCCCGTGTACACCCGCACGTCCTGGCCCCGGGCGCGCAGATGAGCCAGGGCGGCCTCAGCCTCCTGCGCTCCGCGCCCCTTGCCTGCGAACGGATTCGACAGCAGCGCGATGTGCTCAGCCACGTCGGTCCGACCGCTCCGACGTGATGACGGCCCCGGGGTTGAGTATCCATGTCGGGTCGAGCTCTCGCTTGATCGCCGCCAGTATCCGCACCCCCGTGGCTCCGATCTCCTGCTCGAGCCATGGGGCATGATCGCGACCGACAGCGTGGTGATGGCTGATGGTGCCGCCCGCCGACATGATCGAATCGTTCACCTCGCGCTTGATTCCCGCCCACGCCTCGAGTGGGTCGGATCGGACGTTCGCGAGCACTGTGAAATACAAGGAGGCTCCGGTGGGATAGACGTGCGAGACATGGCACATCACATACGATCTGGCGCCGGCATCAGCGAATCCTTCGCGAAGAGTGGCCGTGACCTCTGCTCTGAGTCGCTGCAGGTTCGACCAGGTGGTCGCTGTCTCCAACGTCTCGCAGAACACCCCCGCATCCAGCAGGGAATCGCGCAGATACGGGCCGTCGAATCGACCGTCGAGCCACCCCTCCGCACCGCCCCCGCCGGATGACGCTCCGCCCGCCGCCGTCAGGATCTCTGACGTACGCGCTCGACGCTCGGCGATGCCCTCGCCCTCGTACACCGTGACGATGCTCGCACCTTTCGCGAGTGCCTTCCCGATCCGGCCCACCTGGGCGAGGCTGACCGCGGTCTCGGCCTCGTCGGAGAGACGGATGACGGTGGGGCCGCCACCGCTCTGGGCCACCTGCCGCAGACCGTCGACACCGTGCGAGAAGTCCGCGAAGCTCCACGCCTCGAGGACGCGTTCTCGTGGCACCGGATGGACGCGGACACAGACCTCGGTGATCACTCCGAAGATGCCCTCCGATCCGAGGAAGACCCTGATGAGATCGGGCCCGGCTGCGGAGCCCGGTGATCGACCGAGATCGACGTCTCCGGTCGGGGTCGCGACTCTCAGGCCGGTGACCATCGAATCGAACCGCCCGTGCCCTGCCGAGTTCTGACCCGACGAGCGCGCAGCGGCGAACCCGCCGATCGTGGCATACCGGAAGCTCTGCGGGTAGTGCCCGAGTTCGAAGCCCCGGGCAGCCAGCAGCGCCTCGGCATCCGGACCCGTGGTGCCGGCGGCGATCCGGGCTTCGCCGCTCACCTCATCGAGACGGATGAGGCCGGAGAGCCGCCGCAGATCCAGGCTGATCACCGCACGGTGCGCACCGCGCTCGGGGTCGAGAGCGCCGACCACACTCGTCCCTCCGCCGAACGGGATCGCCGCGATCCCCCGGTCAGCGCACAGCCGGAGCACGGTCACGACCTCGTCGTGGTTCGCGGGAAGAACGATCGCATCCGGAGCAGCTTGATGCCGCTTCCGCCGTCTGAGCAGGTCGGGTGTCGAGCGACCACCTGCATGGCGGATCCTCGACTCGTCCGTGGTGTCGATGTGCTCGGCTCCGACCACCGCCGCGAACTCCTGCACGTCGTCCCCGAGAAGCGACGATGGCTCGAGCTGCACATCGGCGAGGTCCACTGCCGTTGCGGGCTTCTGCACGCGTCCCAGCAACAACGGCAGAAGCATCCGCACCGCACGCGGCAGATCCGACGCCCGGGCCGGATCGCCCCAGCCGTTCCAGCGCATCTCCGACCGCACGGCGACCCTGCCGTTCTCTCGACTCATGCGTTACAGTGTGACATATCATGGAAGAACGTCAAGCGCTTATCGACGCAACAGACAGCCGTGCACCGGACTGGGATCCGACCCAATCCCGCATCCTCGACGCAGCCGACGGGCTGATCGCTCGCCGAGGTGTGCACGGCGTGACGATCGCGGAGCTCGCTCGGCGTGCCGGACACAGCCGGCCCACCATCTACCGCAGTTGGAGCGACGCCGACGATGTCGTGCGCGCAGCTCTCCTCCGCAGGGTCGCCGCGATCCTCGAGCACTTCCCGACTCACGCCACCACCCGACGCGAGCTCGTCGACGACGTTCTCCGCTTCTCCGGGCTCTTCCGCGCCGACGCCGTGTACGGGCGACTTCTCGCGGAAGAGCCCGAAGCATTCACCCGATACACATTGCAGCGGGTGGGATCGAGCCAGCGCCTGATTTTGGGCTGGCTGGCCACGGCGATCGGCGCCGCGCAGCGTGGCGGATCGGTCCGTGCCGGAGATCCTGGCGAGATCGCGGTCATGCTGCTGCTCATCGCCCAGTCGGCAGTGCTCTCGCACGGAACGGTCTCGGAGCTCCTCTCCGAGGAATCGTGGGAGCGCGAGCTGCGAGCCGCACTCGACGGGCTGCTCCGGCCATGACCTTGAACTCCCCCGACCTCAACGTCGCGCGTCGGGCCGCAGAACTGCGTCGCACCGGCGACGAGACGGTCGATATCCTCGTGATCGGCGGTGGTATCACCGGGGTCGGTGTCGCGCTCGACGCTGCAGCACGGGGTCTGAGCGTCACTCTTCTCGAGGCGGAGGACCTCGCGTTCGGCACCAGCCGGTTCAGCTCGAAACTCGTACACGGCGGGCTTCGCTACCTCGCCACCGGTGATGTCGCCACCGCGAAGGAGAGCGCCTTCGAGCGCCACCTGCTGATGACACGGATCGCGCCGCATCTCATCCGTCCGCTCGGCCAGCTGTTGCCCTTCACGAGCGAGGTGACAGCGCGCCAGCGCGCAGCCGGGGTCATCGGGATGGCGATGGGAGACCTGCTCCGAATGCACGCGCGTACGCCTCGTCGTTTCCTTCCCCCGCCGCGCCTCGTGTCGCCCCGCACGGCCCAGCGTCTCGTGCCTTCACTCGCCCACGCGGGGCTGCGGGGCGGGATGCTCTCATACGACGGTCAGCTCGTCGACGATGCCCGGCTGGTCGTGACGGTCGCCAGGACCGCAGCAGGTCTCGGGGCGCGCATCCTCACCCGGGTGCGCGCTCTCGAGCTGCGTCGCGACGGCGCGACAGCGGAGGATGTGCTGACAGGCGAGCGTGTCGACGTCCGGGCGCGGACGGTCGTGAATGCCACCGGTGTCTGGGCCGGGAGCCTCGATGAGTCGATCACGGTGCGTCCCAGCCGTGGGACACATATCGTGCTCGATGCGTCCGATCTCGGCGACCCGTCGTGCGCGCTGACGATTCCGCACGAGGGTTCGATCAGTCGTTACGTGTTCGCCCTGCCGCAGGAGCACGGACGGGTGATCGTCGGGCTCACCGACGAAGACTCTCCGGGGCCGGTGCCCCGCGTGCCCATGGCGACCGAGGGCGACATCGCCTTCCTGCTCACGAACCTCAACCGAGTGCTGTCCGCGCCGATCACGCGGGATCAGGTCCGCGGATCATTCGCGGGGCTGCGCCCGCTGGTCGACACCGGCGCGCCTTCGACGGCGGACATCTCCCGTCGCCATCTCGTCGCCGTCTCAGAGACGGGCTTCGTCAACGTGCTCGGCGGCAAGCTGACCACCTACCGGCGGATGGCCGAGGACGCCGTCGATCTCGCCGTGGATGTCGCGGGGCTCGACGCGGGCCCCAGCAGCACGGCGTCCTTGCGTCTCACCGACACTGCCGTCGCAATTGCGCTCGGCTGGGACCGCGGGCACGTGGCGCGCGCCACCATCGAGTTCGCCGTGCGTTCCGAGGGCGCGATGACCGCCGATGACGTGCTCGACCGACGCACGCGCGTCGGACTCGTCGACGAGGATCGGGAGCGCCAGCGGGCGGCCGTCGAATCCGTCGTCGCCGAGATCCTCTCGACGCTCTCCTGACGGCGCCGCACCACCGCAATAGGCGCCCCCGCATCCGCCTCACGGCAGACCGGGTAACGAGCGCGGAACAGCGCATGAACACCTTCGCGTGCGGGTCGAAGATGGCGAACTGCGTGCGTTCGAGAAGGCACAGTGGTGGCATGGACATGCTCCTCTCGATGCTGGGCGGCAAGGGAATGTCGGGTCTCTTCAAGACCGGCACGGCGATCCTCACGATCCTGCTGGTCGTGCCGGCGCTGTTGAAGATCTTCGTCGTCACGGTCGACGAGGGATGGGCGGCGATCCGCACGCGGAACGGAAAGCCGATCATCCGCAACCGACCGCAGCGTCGTCCCACGTCGCGCGGCGGTGCGGTGGGCGAGGTCGTCGTGCTCGACCCTGGGTCCCACGGAGCGTTCCCGCTGTTCTACTGGTACCGGCTCATCGATGTGCGCTGCCGCGCCACAGATCTGCCCGCGCGCGAGATGACCGGCGCGAACGGGCATCAGCACCGCGTGCATGCGTCGTTCGAGTGGCGTCCGATCCCGACCGGACGAGATCTCCGGGTCTTCGAACTCGACGTCGTCAACGTCAACGAGCGCGCCTCGAACATCGTCGGCGCGGCGCTGCGAGACGTCATCCGAGGACTCGACGGCGCGGAGCTGCCGCACAACGACGAGATCAACACCCGCGTGATCGCGGCCAGCGCCGAAGAGGTGCGCCGTGCGTGCGGAGTCGAGCTGGTGCGTGTGATGGTCACCGGCGACGCACTGACCGACGGCTATCTGCTCTCCACCGCACTCCGCGACTCCGACCGTGGAGCCCAGGCCGTCGCCGCCCTCCACGCACTCAACTGATCGCCGGGTTCGCAGCTTTCCCCGTGAGCGGCCGCCGCACTGCTTGTGACGTCGCTCAGCGTCGTTCGTGGAGCGGCAGGTCGATCGTGCCGTTCGCGCCGGCGTCCCGTGCGACCGGGATTCGCGTTCCGAGCACCTGAGAGACGACGTCCTGCGCGATCTTCGACGCGGTCAGGCCCGCGTCCGCGAGGATCTGGTCGCGCGACGCGTGATCGATGAACTCGTCGGGCAGCCCCAGCTCGTCGACGGCCGTGTCGATGCCCGCCTCGCGAAGCACCTGACGAACGCGAGTGCCGATGCCACCGACGCGGATGCCGTCTTCGAGGGTGATCACGAGACGATGCCGTGCGGCCATGCTCACGATCGAGGGCTGCACGGGGATCGCCCACCGAGGGTCGATCACCGTCGCGCCGATGCCCTGCGCGCGAAGCCGTTCGGCCACATCCATCGCGAGTGCCGCGAACGGGCCGATGGCGACCAGCAGGACATCCTCGGATTCTCCTCTGGCCAGCACGTCCACACCGTCGTGCAGCCGCTCGATCGCCGGCAGCTCGGGCGAGACATCGCCCTTGGGGAAGCGGATCACCGTGGGGGCGTCGTCCACCAGGACGGCCTCGTCGAGGGCCTCCGTCAGGCGCGCCGCGTCTCGCGGTGCCGCGATGCGGATGTGCGGGACGATCTGCAGCATCGCGAGGTCCCACATGCCGTGGTGGCTGGGTCCGTCGGGCCCGGTGACACCCGCACGGTCGAGGACGAAGGTGACGCCCGCGCGATGCAGCGCGACGTCCATGAGCACCTGGTCGAACGCGCGGTTCATGAAGGTCGCATACAGGGCTACGACGGGGTGCAGCCCGCCGAACGCGAGACCTGCGGCGGACGCCACAGCGTGCTGCTCCGCGATGCCCACATCGTAGACACGGTCGGGGAAGCGCTCGGCGAAGGGAGCCAGCCCCGTCGGACGCAGCATCGCTGCCGTCATGGCGATGACGTCATCACGACGTTCGCCGACCGAGACCAGCGCATCCGAGAACACTTCCGTCCAGCCGGTGCCGCCCGACGAGAGCGTCTCGCCCGTGGTCGGATCGATGCGCCCGACAGCATGGAACTGGTCGGCCTCGTCGTCGCGGGCGGGCTGGTATCCGCGCCCCTTCTCCGTGATGGCGTGCACGATGACCGGAGCGCCATAGGACTTCGCGAGTTCGAGGGTTTCGAGAAGTGCCGGGAGGTCGTGTCCGTCGACCGGTCCGAGGTACTTGATGTCGAGATTGGAATACAGCGCCTCGTTGTTCGTGAAGCGCGACAGGAATCCGTGCGTGCCGCCCCGCACACCGCGGAAGACCGCTCGGCCCACGGGCCCGAACGCCCGGAAGAGCCGATCGGACTTGTGGTGCAGCTCCTTGTAGGTCGCGGCGGTGCGCACCCGGTTCAGGTAACGCGACATCCCGCCGATCGTCGGAGCGTAGGAGCGCCCGTTGTCGTTGACGACGATCACCAGGTTGCGGTCGTTGTCGTCGGAGATGTTGTTGAGGGCCTCCCACGTCATGCCGCCTGTGAGAGCGCCATCGCCGACCACTGCGACCACGTGACGATCGCCGCGACCGGTCGCGGTCAGCGCACGCGACACGCCGTCCGCCCAGCTGAGAGAGCTTGAGGCGTGGGAGGACTCGACCACATCGTGCGCGCTCTCGCCGCGCTGGGGATAGCCTGCGAGGCCACCGCGGAGACGGAGCGACGAAAAGTCCTGCCGCCCCGTGAGCAGCTTGTGCACGTAGGACTGGTGGCCGGTGTCGAAGATGAACGGATCGTCGGGCGACGAGAAGGTCCGGTGCAGAGCGATCGTGAGTTCGACCACTCCGAGGTTGGGGCCCAGATGGCCGCCGGTTCGCGACACGTTCTCGACGAGGAACTCGCGGACCTCGCCGGCGAGTTCGATGAGCTGCTCCTCAGAGAGGGAGTCGAGATCACGGGGTCCTGAGATGCTCGGAAGAATGGGCATCTGCACCTCCTCATAGGCACCGTTGGCGGCATCCGATTCCGGTTCGAAAGCCTGATCGATCCTACCGCGGCCATCCGTGAAAGCTCGGAGAACGCCTCGCCCCTTGACACGGACTTCCGTACACGCGAAAGGGCCCGGTTCAGAAGAACCGGGCCCTTTCGTCGTTGGATCAGACCAGCGAGCGGAGCACGTACTGCAGGATTCCGCCGTTGCGGTAGTAGTCCGCCTCACCGGGGGTGTCGATACGCACCACCGCGTCGAACTCCACGACCTGCTTGCCCTCGGGCGAGTCCTCGGTCGGCGTCGCGGTCACGCGCACCGTCTTCGGCGTCACACCGTTGTTGAGCTCTTCGAGGCCCGAGATCGAGACGACCTCCGTGCCGTCGAGACCGAGCGATTCCCAGCTCTCGCCGGCGGGGAACTGCAGCGGGACGACACCCATGCCGATGAGGTTCGAGCGGTGGATGCGCTCGAAGCTCTCGGTGATGACGGCCTTGACGCCCAGCAGGCTCGTGCCCTTGGCCGCCCAGTCGCGCGACGAGCCGGAGCCGTACTCCTTGCCACCGAAGATGACGAGGGGCGTGCCCTGCTCCTGGTAGTTCATGCTCGCGTCGTAGATGTACGACTGCGGTCCGCCCGGCTTCGTGAAGTCACGCGTGTACCCGCCCTCGACGACCTGGCCGTCGTTGACAGCCGAGACCATGAGGTTCTTCAGGCGGATGTTCGCGAACGTGCCGCGGATCATGACCTCGTGGTTGCCACGACGCGACCCGAAGGAGTTGAAGTCCTTGCGGTCGACACCGTGCTCGGTGAGGTACTGAGCCGCAGGCGTGCCGGGCTTGATGTTGCCGGCGGGCGAGATGTGGTCGGTCGTGACCGAGTCACCCAGGGTCGCCATGACGCGGGCGCCCTCGATGTCGCGCACCGGGGTGAGCTCCATCGTCATGCCGTCGAAGTAGGGCGCCTTGCGCACGTACGTCGAGTTCTCGTCCCACTGGAAGATGTCGTCGTCCGGGGTGGGCAGGCTGCGCCAGCGCTCGTCACCGTCGAAGACGGTCGAGTACTGCTTGATGAACTGCTCGCGCGAGATCGACGAGTCGACGAGCTCCTGGACCTCGGCCGGGGTGGGCCAGATGTCCCTCAGGAAGACGTCTTCGCCATCGGTTCCCTTGCCGAGCGCGTCGTTCTCGAAGTCGAAGTGCATCGACCCGGCGAGAGCGTAGGCGATCACCAGCGGCGGGCTGGCGAGGTAGTTCATCTTCACGTCGGGGCTGATGCGTCCCTCGAAGTTACGGTTTCCCGAGAGCACCGCGGTCACGGCCAGGTCGTGATCGTTGATGGCCGCGGAGACCTCCTCGATCAGCGGGCCCGAGTTTCCGATGCAGATGGTGCAGCCGTAGCCGACGGTGTAGAAGCCGAGACCCTCGAGGTCCTTGTCGAGACCGGACTTCTCGTAGTAGTCGGTGACGACCTTCGAGCCGGGGCCGAGCGTGGTCTTGACCCACGGCTTCTGCTTGAGCCCCTTCTCGAGCGCCTTGCGGGCGACGAGACCCGCGGCGATCATCACCGAGGGGTTCGAGGTGTTGGTGCACGAGGTGATCGCCGCGAGGGTGACCGCACCGTTGTCTAGGATGTACTTCTCGCCGGACGGAGTCGTGACCGGCACGGGCTTCGACGCGTGCGCCGGAGCGCCGCTGTTGATGTGCACGGGGCGAGTCGTGGTGGGCTCCTCCTCGCCGGGTACCGAACCGGGGTCGGATGCCGGGAAGGAGTGCTTCGACTCGAGATCGACGACGGAGTCCGAGGTCGACGCCGAGGCATACGCCAGGATGTCCTGCTCGAACTGCGACTTGGCCTCGGAGAGGAGGATGCGGTCCTGCGGGCGCTTCGGCCCGGCGATCGACGGCACCACGGTGCCGAGGTCGAGCTCGAGGTACTCGCTGAAGACGGGCTCCTTCGAGGCATCGTGCCAGAGCGTCTGCTCCTTGGCGTAGGCCTCGACCAGCGCGACGGCCTCTTCGCTGCGACCGGTCAGGCGCAGGTAGTCGAGGGTGACGTCATCGATCGGGAAGATCGCGGCGGTCGAACCGAACTCGGGCGACATGTTGCCGATGGTGGCGCGGTTCGCGAGCGGCACGGACGCGACACCCTCGCCGTAGAACTCCACGAACTTGCCGACGACGCCGTGCTTGCGCAGCAGGTCGGTGATCGTGAGGACGACGTCGGTCGCCGTGACGCCAGCAGGGATCTCGCCCGAGAGCTTGAAGCCGACGACGCGCGGGATGAGCATCGACACGGGCTGTCCCAGCATCGCGGCCTCGGCCTCGATGCCGCCGACGCCCCAGCCGAGCACGCCCAGACCGTTGACCATGGTGGTGTGCGAGTCGGTGCCGACGCAGGTGTCGGGGTAGGCGCGAAGCACGCCGTCGACGTCGCGGTCGTAGATGACCTTGGCCAGGTGCTCGATGTTCACCTGGTGCACGATGCCGGTCCCCGGGGGGACGACCTTGAAGTCGCTGAAGGCCGTCTGGCCCCAGCGCAGGAACTGGTAGCGCTCGCCGTTGCGCTCGTACTCGATCTCGACGTTGCGCTCGAGAGCGTTCTCCGAGCCGAAGAGGTCGGCGATCACCGAGTGGTCGATGACCATCTCGGCGGGCGAGAGCGGGTTGATCTTGTTCGCGTCGCCGCCCAGCGCCGTGACGGCCTCGCGCATGGTGGCGAGGTCGACGATGCAGGGAACACCGGTGAAGTCCTGCATGACCACACGGGCCGGCGTGAACTGGATCTCGGTGCTCGGATCAGCCGCGGCATCCCACGAACCCAGGGCTTCGATCTGCGCCTTCGTCACGTTCGCGCCGTCCTCGGTGCGAAGCAGGTTCTCGAGGAGGACCTTGAGACTGAAAGGGAGCTTGTCGAAACCGGGCACCGTGTCGATGCGGAAGATCTCGTAGTCGGTGCTGCCGACCGTCAGGGTGCTCTTGGCACCGAAGCTGTTCACCGTGGACACGATTCCGTCTCCTTCTATTCGGATGGGAGCGACAGGCGCCTCCATCTTGCTCGCCAGCGAGCCCCTGCGGCTAGCAAGGCAGACCTAACCAGTCTGCTCTGCTCGACCTCCGGGCGAAAGCCTGCAATTTATCTTGATGTCAAGATAAATCTATCACGACCGCCGCGTCGTGTCGGCATCGGCGGGGCGCGGATACAGCGCACGCACGACGAGCCAGGTGACCGCGATCAGCGGAGCGAACAGCGGCAGCCCCATGATGAGCTTCAGCGTGCCGAGCGCCGTGACGTCCCCGGCCAGGTACAGCGGCAGCTGCACGGCGAGACGAGCGAAGAACAGAGCAGCCCAGGCGATCCCGAGCCACAGGAACGCGCGGCGCTTTCGGCGGTCACGCCTCCACGCGGTGCCCTCTCCCATGAGGAAGCCGACGGCGAGACCGATCAGCGACCAGCCGATCAGGGCCGAGACGAGCATGCCGGTGCCGTAGACGGCGTTGGTGATGAGCCCGGGGACGAAGTTGTCCTCGCCTCGCCCGGTCCACAGCGCGAGGGCAGCGGCCGCCGCCGCGGCCACGAGGCCTCCGATGGCAGCTGACGGCGGCGACTTCTGGATCAGCCTGACGACGGTGAACACCGCCGCGAGTCCGACCGACACTCCCAGCGGCAGGATCAGAGGTTCCGGGCGGATCGTGAAGAGGATGACGAACGCGAGGCTCGGCAGCACCGATTCGAGGATGCCGCGCCATCCGCCCATCGCGGACCACACCACCTTGTGCGTCGCGTCGCTCTCGGTCGGGTCGAGACCCGCGCGTCGCGCTGCGCCGCCGAGCGCGGCCCCGACGATGTCGGATGCACTCTGCTCGCGCTCGGGATCGGGAGCCGGGGTGGTCACGCGGAGCCGGGAGTCGCGGGCATCTTCAGCGGGATCAGGTCGCGCGGAGGCATCGGAGCTCCACCGCGGACGACCACGATCGACCGGAAGAGATCCTCCACCTTGGCTGCGGCCTCAAGATCCGACGCCGCAGCTCCGCCGATGACGCCACGAAGGAACCATCGAGGACCGTCGATGCCGATGAACCGGGCGAGCCGAAGCCCCGAGCCCTCGTTGGCAG
Coding sequences within:
- a CDS encoding YegS/Rv2252/BmrU family lipid kinase; its protein translation is MAEHIALLSNPFAGKGRGAQEAEAALAHLRARGQDVRVYTGESAASGRMLVAQALVESPRVLVVVGGDGTLSGILDTVCEAGIPVVLVPAGTGNDLARALGLPRRDPVAAAELALTGVPRAIDVGEIRAAGRIDSFLTIAALGFDAKVSDRTNRLRWPHGVLRYYLALVVELVRLRPMEFTVSVDGEPPIQAPGTLVAVGNTESYGGGMPLCVGAEADDGLLDIVQVAPLTRLRLLRLFPLLLRGAHLTRSEVTHRHARSVTVSAPGLVVYADGERIAEDECTIGIRRSALTILVPAAQEVQR
- a CDS encoding GMC oxidoreductase produces the protein MSDASRDRQHSRAFDEDVVIIGSGFGGSVAALRLVEKGYRVRVYEAGRRFEDADFPKTNWNIRRYLWAPKLGCFGIQRIHRLPHVMILAGAGVGGGSLNYANTLYQPSGAFFDDPQWSALADWETELAPHYATAKRMLGVVERYPHTGPVERIMAGAADDLGVGSTFRHAPVGVWFGKPGERTPDPFFGGEGPDRTGCTLCGNCMVGCRVGAKNTLMKNYLPLAEKRGAVIEALRTVTEVRELAGGGFAVTTERSGAWFRRDRRTVRARQVVLAAGTWGTQQLLHRMRRAGALPRVSDAVGRLTRTNSEALDGAVAVAVPVSLELARGVAITTSFHIDANTHVENVRYGPGSNLMGALASVMVPGDWGLGRRLASLMGQLVRAPIRQLRLGSLRRWSERGIIALVMQTADNSLTLSLRRRLGRLVMTSRQGHGEPNPSHLPQAHRAAATIAARVEKEGGVPAAARGSWPEVFGIPLTAHFLGGAVISSTPETGVVDLYHRVWGHPGLHVVDGAAVPANPGVNPSLTITALAERALSHWPRCGEVDERPTL
- a CDS encoding FAD-binding oxidoreductase — its product is MSRENGRVAVRSEMRWNGWGDPARASDLPRAVRMLLPLLLGRVQKPATAVDLADVQLEPSSLLGDDVQEFAAVVGAEHIDTTDESRIRHAGGRSTPDLLRRRKRHQAAPDAIVLPANHDEVVTVLRLCADRGIAAIPFGGGTSVVGALDPERGAHRAVISLDLRRLSGLIRLDEVSGEARIAAGTTGPDAEALLAARGFELGHYPQSFRYATIGGFAAARSSGQNSAGHGRFDSMVTGLRVATPTGDVDLGRSPGSAAGPDLIRVFLGSEGIFGVITEVCVRVHPVPRERVLEAWSFADFSHGVDGLRQVAQSGGGPTVIRLSDEAETAVSLAQVGRIGKALAKGASIVTVYEGEGIAERRARTSEILTAAGGASSGGGGAEGWLDGRFDGPYLRDSLLDAGVFCETLETATTWSNLQRLRAEVTATLREGFADAGARSYVMCHVSHVYPTGASLYFTVLANVRSDPLEAWAGIKREVNDSIMSAGGTISHHHAVGRDHAPWLEQEIGATGVRILAAIKRELDPTWILNPGAVITSERSDRRG
- a CDS encoding glycerol-3-phosphate dehydrogenase/oxidase, which translates into the protein MTLNSPDLNVARRAAELRRTGDETVDILVIGGGITGVGVALDAAARGLSVTLLEAEDLAFGTSRFSSKLVHGGLRYLATGDVATAKESAFERHLLMTRIAPHLIRPLGQLLPFTSEVTARQRAAGVIGMAMGDLLRMHARTPRRFLPPPRLVSPRTAQRLVPSLAHAGLRGGMLSYDGQLVDDARLVVTVARTAAGLGARILTRVRALELRRDGATAEDVLTGERVDVRARTVVNATGVWAGSLDESITVRPSRGTHIVLDASDLGDPSCALTIPHEGSISRYVFALPQEHGRVIVGLTDEDSPGPVPRVPMATEGDIAFLLTNLNRVLSAPITRDQVRGSFAGLRPLVDTGAPSTADISRRHLVAVSETGFVNVLGGKLTTYRRMAEDAVDLAVDVAGLDAGPSSTASLRLTDTAVAIALGWDRGHVARATIEFAVRSEGAMTADDVLDRRTRVGLVDEDRERQRAAVESVVAEILSTLS
- a CDS encoding TetR/AcrR family transcriptional regulator, which produces MEERQALIDATDSRAPDWDPTQSRILDAADGLIARRGVHGVTIAELARRAGHSRPTIYRSWSDADDVVRAALLRRVAAILEHFPTHATTRRELVDDVLRFSGLFRADAVYGRLLAEEPEAFTRYTLQRVGSSQRLILGWLATAIGAAQRGGSVRAGDPGEIAVMLLLIAQSAVLSHGTVSELLSEESWERELRAALDGLLRP